TTCGCTGGCGCGGGTGGACAGGATAAACGATCTGACGCCGGAAGGCGCGCGCAAGCGCACTTTTTTCAGCAATCTGGTGCCGATTTTCCCGGATCAAAAAATGAGCCTGGAGTCCAGTCAGCACAATATCACGACGCGTTTGATCGACATGGTCGCGCCGATCGGTTTTGGCCAGCGCGCGATGATCGTGTCTCCGCCTAAAGCCGGCAAGACGACGATACTTAAAGACATTGCCAAGAGCATTGAGCTCAATCACCCCGAAGTGGTGATCAAGGTGCTGCTGGTCGATGAGCGTCCCGAGGAAGTCACCGACATGCGCCGTTTTGTTAAAGGCGAGGTGGTGGCTTCGACTTTTGACGAGCCGCCGGAACAGCATGTTAAGGTTTCGGAATTACTGCTGGAGTCTGCCAAGCGTTTGGTCGAGCATGGCCGCGATGTGGTGATTTTGCTGGATAGCATCACCCGTCTGGCGCGTGCGCACAATATCGTGGTGGCGCCGTCCGGCCGCACTTTGTCCGGCGGTCTGGATCCGGCTTCGCTGCACAAGCCCAAGAGATTTTTCGGCGCGGCGCGCAATATCGAGGGCGGCGGTTCGCTAACGATTATCGCCACGGCTCTGGTCGACACGGGCAGCCGCATGGATGATGTGATCTATGAGGAATTCAAAGGCACGGGCAATATGGAGCTGCATCTTGACCGCAAGCTGGCCAACCGCCGCGTCTATCCGGCCATCGATGTGGTCAGCTCCGGTACGCGCAAAGAAGAGCTGCTGCTGGCCGAGGATGTTTTAAAGAAAACGATCATGCTGCGCAAGAGCATTAATTCCGAGAATGCCACCGAGGAGCTGGTCAACCTGCTCAAGAAAACCAAAAGTAATCACGAATTCCTTAATTCAGGTATTTTTGGCTAGGAATTATGGATATCCTGATCGTCGGCTGCGGCAGAGCCTGTTCCGGGCACGGCGGCGAGGTGGATATTTACGCTGTGCGGATTTGAGAGCAAGCGAATAAGTTGCGAAAATTTTGGCCTGTGTTATAATGCAGCCCCTTTAAGTTCCGCTGAATTTAAAGGAATAAACATCGTTTTGCTGCTGTCTTGCGGTTGCCCGTTCCGGGTGGAAAGACAGGTTTAAAAAGCAAAGCGAGAAGAATAAACCGCCGAAAAATTCTTTTTTTCGGCAAAATGAAGGAGTTCAATATGGCATTTGATGTAAGCATGCGCCATTTACTGGAAGCGGGTGTGCATTTTGGTCATCAGACTAAACGCTGGGACCCGCGCATGAAGCCGTTCATTTATACGGCGCGCAACGACATTCACGTGATCGACTTGAAGCAGTCGCTGGAGAGGCTGGAGGCCGCGTACAATTTTGTCCGCGATCTGGTATCCGACGGCGGCAAGGTTTTGTTTGTCGGCACCAAAAAGCAGGCGCAGGACGCGGTGCGTGATGAGGCTCTGCGCTGCAAAATGCCATATGTCACCAATCGCTGGCTGGGCGGCGCGCTGACCAATCTGGCGACGATCCGCAAGTCTGTGCGCAAGTATAAAAAACTGCTGGAGCAGAAAGAGAGAGGTATTTTTGCCAAACTGCCGGCCAAAGAAGTTTCTAAGCTGACCAAAGAAATGACCAAACTGGAAACCAATCTGGGCGGAATTTTGGAAATGAGCAAACTGCCGGATGCGATTTTTGTGGTGGACACGGTGAAGGAAAATATCGCGGTGCATGAGGCGCGGCGTTTGGGCATCAAGATCGTGGCTATCGTGGACACCAATTCCAATCCGCAGCTAGTCGATGTGCCGATCCCGGGCAATGACGACGCGATCCGCGCGGTCAAGCTGATCGCGCAGACTGTCGCCAATGCCTGCAACGAAGGCACCAAGATTTTCATCGAGAAAAACGGCGGTGTTTACGAGGAAAGCGCTTATGTGTCGCCGGACGACGCGCTGGAGGCTGTGGCCGCGATCGAAAAAGAAGAAGAAATTCTGGCAACGGAAGTTATTGAGAAACCCTAATTTAAGGAGAAGCAAAAATGGCTGAAATATCCGCCGCTGTGGTAAAAGAACTGCGCGAAAAAACTTTTGCGGGTATGATGGACTGCAAAAAAGCTTTGCAGGAAACCAATGGTGATTTTGAGACGGCTGTCAAATGGCTGCGGGAAAAAGGCCTGGCCACCGCCGCCAAACGCTCAGACCGCGCGGCTTCGGAAGGCCTGATCGACGTGAAATTCAACGACGAGCGCACGCTGGCCGCTTTGCTGGAGCTGAACAGCGAGACAGATTTTGTGGCGCGCAACGCAAAATTCCGCGCTTTGCTCAATCAGCTGCTCGATCAGGTGCTGGCCAAACAGCCTCAAGATATTGCCGAACTGGAAAACCAGCCTTTTCTGGGCGACGAGTCCAAAAAGATCAATGAATTGATCACTGACGCCATCGCGGTAATTGGCGAAAATATCGTGGCGCGGCGTTTTGCTTTGTACGGCGTGCCGGCCGGCAATGTGCTGGAAAGTTACGTGCACAACGGACGCATCGGCGTGCTGGTCGAGCTGGCTGGCGCGCGGGCGGACAGCGAACTGGCCAAAAATATCGCCATGCATATCGCGGCGGCTAATCCCGCGCCGCAGTATTTGCAGCGCGCCGATGTGCCGGCCGAGCAGTTGGCCAGCGAGCGTGAGATTTACAAAACGCAAATATTGCAGGACGAAAAAAACGCCAAAAAGCCGGCCAATATTATCGAGAAAATAATTGACGGTAAGGTTAATAAATTTTATCAGGATGTTTGTCTGCTGGAGCAGGGTTATATCCGCGATCCGGATAAAACAATAAAAACTATTTTGCCAGAAGGAGTGTCGATAGCGCGCTTCACCCGTTTTGAGCTGGGCGCTTAATTTTCACACCTTCCCCGATCGTCTAATTGGCAGGACAACAGATTCTGGCTCTGTTAATCGAGGTTCGAGTCCTTGTCGGGGAACTTAACGTTAATATCAACCGAAATGTTACTCGGGCGAAAAGTGGTGTTTTCAACAATGATGGACTACAAGCGCGTAGCGCGAAGTCGTCCTTGTCACGTCGCCGCGCTTGTGGGTCTCTCTTCACGTCGCGCTATCGCGCTTGTGAAGTTCGACTCGGGGAACCAATCTACCCTGGCGGTCACGAGCGCAGATCCGGAGGAGTGTTATAATTAAAGCATGAATTTACTGAACAAACTCCGCGAAGAAAAACAAATGAAACTCAAAGGCGGTTTGTACCATCAGACGCAGATCAAGCTTTGTTATAATTCTAACCGTATCGAAGGCAGCCGTTTGTCAGAAGAACAAACGCGCTATATTTTCGAGACCAATACGCTGAATGTTGAAAATGGCGGTACGGCGAATGTCGATGATATTTTAGAAACGGTTAATCATTTTGCTTGTTTTGATTATATGCTTGATATCGCGGACAAAGATTTAGCGGAAGATCTTATTAAAGAATTTCACCGTATCCTGAAAAGCGGTACTTCCGATGCCAAAAAAGACTGGTTTAAGGTTGGCGATTATAAAACCCAACCGAATATTGTGGGTGGTGTAGAGACCGCTCCGCCCAAACAAGCGCCGGACGATATGGCTGATTTATTGAAAAAATATAATCAAGAAAAACAGCTAACTTTAGAGGATATAATAACTTTTCACTACAAATTTGAGAGAATTCACCCCTTTCAGGACGGCAATGGCAGAGTTGGGCGCTTGATAATGTTCAAAGAATGTCTAAAAAACAATATTCTGCCGTTTATTATTGAGGATGAAAAGAAATTATTTTATTACAGGGGGTTAAAAGAATTTACGGATACACAGGGATATTTAATGGATACCTGCCGCGCGGCGCAGGACACATATAAAAAATTAGTGGAGTATTTCGAGCAGGCTTAAACGAAGCGGGCCTTTTTCTGATATACTTGCGCTGTGGAAAAAATAAAGCCCCGTAAACCCCAGGCCCGCGACGAGATTTTATTGCGGCATATCACCACTGGCAAAATCGGCTGTGGAGCGCATAAGAGCCTGGTCAAATACGACCGCCGCCGCAGCAAGCTGGAAACAAAAAACATTACCGCGGAGGAGCAAAATGAAAACACTTAAATTTACCCAAAATGGCAAGGCCTATGAAATATCCGGCACGGATTTTCAAATCCGCGTCTGGCAAGAATTGCGGAAAATTCCCAAAGGACAAACTATCACCTACGCGGAGTTGGCGCGGCGCGCAGGCCGCCCGCGCTCCGCGCGGGCCGCGGCGAATGCCTGCGGCGCCAACCCGCTGCCAGTAATTATTCCCTGCCACCGCGTTGTCCGCAGCGACGGAGGTTTGGGCGGTTATTCGGGAGCGGGCGGCGTAAAGAGAAAACGCTCTCTGCTCGCGCAGGAAAACGGCGCGTTTTCCGCAAAACTTTAAGCAGGCGCTCCGCGTTCTCTAATTTACGAGTTGCGGTTAGAATTTCCCGTAGATTATGTTGTTGTATTCTAAATTTTTAGCCGGATTGAATGCACGAGCAATTTATTTTCCTTCCGTAATAATGTCAAAAAAAACCAAACTGCTGGAGTTGCATAAGCAGCCTCGCACGGTGTTCGTCCAAAGAGAACATTATTTAATCAAGCAGGCTGACAAAAATGTCGGTGAAATTTTATTGGCCGATGCGGATGCTGTTTTGGTCCTGGCCAAAATTAATATTGAAAAACAATTCAGAAATAAGGGTTTCGGCAGGGAAACCCTTGCGGTCTTGCTGGATTTTGCGGCGCAGACATCTTGCAAAGGGCTGCTGATTTTGCGTGCCACTAATTATGCCCTGTTAGGCTTAGTTTCCGAGAATAAGAGAGTTGTCCAGATATACGGACTGGCCGGAAAAAAAATTATTGTTTCTGTCAAATCCCATCAGGATATTCTCGCGCAAACCAGCAGATTGCAAGTGGAGTTTGACAAGGATGGGAAATCAAGACAGCTGGATTTTCGCAAATTGAGCAGCGGTGTTTGGACAACCAGCGGTCAGCCAAATTGGCTACTGGAGTTTGATCAGGCCAGCGGACGAGCCTGCCTGTATCGCCGTAAATTTTGGGGCAAAAAAATTGTCCCGGAAATCCAGATCCGGTTTGTGAATTTGTGTTTTGACATATTCCTGCCAGTTCGCCATCATAAGGATGATTTGCTGATACTTGCCGCAGATTTGCCATAAGACTGAACAGAAAAAATCGATGTATTTTAGTGAAACATTTTCCGGTAGCTTGCGATATCCTGATGTAAGCGGAATCTTTCCTCCCCCGAAAAACCGCTTACAGTTTTAAGCGATAGACCAATGCCAAAATCCCTCCCCCTTATGGCATTGGTCTATTTTCAGAAAGACGATCCAGTTTTTTACAGGCCGAGAATTTTGGTTATAGCGGAAATATCCGCCGGAGCTTTGCTGACTGGCGGCGCTATGGCAATGGCGCGGTCCGGATCTTTTAATCCGTGTCCCGTCAGGATGCAGACCGCCGTGTCGCCTTTTTGAAAAATTCCTTCCCGGGCTTTCTTGAGCAGTCCGGCAAGTGAAGCCGCGGATGCGGGTTCGCAGAAAATGCCTTCGCGCGCGGCCAGTTTGATCTGCGCGGCTGTGATCTCTGCGTCGCTGACTTTTTCTATGGCTCCGTGCGATTCATCGCGCGCGGCCTCGGCTTGTTTCCACGAAGCGGGATTGCCGATTTTGATCGCCGTGGCGATAGTGCGCGGATCTTTGATGGGGTGGCCGTCGACTATCGGCGCGGCGCCAGCGGCTTGAAAACCCAGCATTTTTGGCAAAGTTTTTATCTGCCCCGCGGCCTGCCATTCTTTGTAGCCTTTCCAGTAGGCGGTGATATTGCCGGCATTGCCGACCGGCAGACAATGATAGTCCGGCGCGCGGCCAAGCTGTTCGGCTATTTCAAAGGCGCCGGTTTTCTGACCTTCGATGCGGTAAGGATTGAGCGAATTGACCAGCGTGACCGGATATTTTTCGCTGATAGTTTTTACCGCGTCGAGCGCGGCGTCAAAATTGCCATCGATGGCGATGACTTGCGCGCCCTGGATCATAGCCTGCGCCAGTTTGCCCAGCGCGATATTGCCGTCGGGTATGAGCACAAAACATTTCAGGCCGGCGCGCGCCGCGTAAGCCGCCGCGGAAGCCGACGTGTTGCCGGTCGAGGCGCAGATCACCGCCTGCGCGCCGGTTTCCGCGGCTTTGCTGATGGCCAGAAACATGCCGCGGTCTTTGAAAGAGCCGGTGGGATTTAAGCCCTCAAATTTGACATAGACATTGATGTCCAGGCCGGGCTCTTCCCGCACAAAGTTATGCAGTTTAATGAGCGGCGTATTACCTTCGTGCAGCGTGATATTCGGCGTTTTATTGGTGACAGGCAAGTAATCCCTGTATTTATCCATTAAACCGGTCCACATAGAAATGCTCCTTAGATTTGGCAAAATATTATAACAATAAAATAAAGATTTGGGACGGTTTTTGGTTTTTAGAAAGGGACAGGCATATTGGCATATCATTAACGACCTGTGGGCTAAAAATTAATCTAAGCTGCCACGGGTTAATAGACCAAATTTAAGCCACTTTCATTATATATATCACCGTATAGTAACTGGGCACCACGCTGAACGCCTGTCCGCCGCCGCTTTGGTCGGTCGCGCTTCCGCTGTCAGCTGTGTGCGTATGTATGCCGTCCGGCGCTGTGGATCCGGCTATAGTATGTCCATGTTCGCTGCCGGCAGCCGTCGCCGTGCTGTTGTTTAAATTTATTTGTTAAATCGGGCGTGCCGTTATTGCCATCGCAAATTTTCCAGATGTCTTTAAAAGTTACGGTTGGCGAATTATTCCAGGCGTCAGATGTGTAGATTAATATTGTGCCTTTCGGGAAAAAAGCCAGATTGAGTATATCGTCGGCAACCATTGGTTTGCCTTTAGCTATGGTCATAGGACTAACTCCTTTGCTGTATTATTATGTCTACTAAGTCATAATAATTTAATCTGACTCGGTAGCCATACAAACAATTATAGTAAGAGGTTAATCTCTTGTCAAGTAGCCCCAAAAAAGGAATTTGCTAGATGGACATAAATGTTCTCAAAAAAATCATCAGCCAGAAATTGGCTTTTCTCCTGAAATACAGCGGCAAAACGATCGAAGCAACCGCTTATGAATTGGGTATGGATTTTAGTCAGTATTACCGTCTTTTGAAAGGACAGAGATTGCCGATGCTGCCCACTTTGTTGCGCGTCAATAAATTATACGGCGTAGATATGAACTGGTGGTTTGTGGATATTGGTAAAGCGGCGCGGCCAGTGATCAGACATTCTGGCAATCCGCTGGAATACCAGCTGGTAAATTCGTTCAAGAAATTAAGCCGTCCGGCGCAGAAAACCGCCGTGTCTATGCTCAAGGCTATGGCGAGGAATCTGAAAGCCTAATCAAAACTAATCAAAACTTAGAAAGGGACAGGCATTGAAATGGATAAAGTAAATAACGGTTTACATATTTCACGGTATCTTTATTTTTTGTGAAAGGGAGGACTTTTATGAAAACCTGGTTCATTACAGGAGCAAATAGCGGATTGGCATATCCAATGATTGAGATATTACTTGAGAGAGGCGATCGTGTTGCTGCTACAGTACGCAAACCGCAATCACTCGATAAATTAAAGAAAAAATATGATTCCAGTTTATGGCAGGCAACTCTTGATTTAATCGATCCACATTCTATTGGGCAGATAGTGAACAGGGCGTTAGAAGATCTCGGAACCATTGATATATTGGTAAACAATGCCGGATATGGATTGTTCGGAGCCGTGGAAGAAGCGAACGATGAACAAATTGAGCATTTGTTTCAAACCAATTTTTTCGGGTCATTGCGGGTTGCACGAGCCTTTATGCCGTATTTCAGATCGCGGGGTAAAGGATATATTGTTCAAATCTCCAGTATGGTAGGACATCTCTCCAATCCGGGTCAGGGATTATACAGCGCTTCTAAATGGGCGGTTGAGGGAGCTTTTGAAACATTGGCGAAAGAAGCCGCTCCATTTAATATAAAACTCACGCTGGTAGAACCCGGCGGAATTCGTACTGGATTTTTTGCCAATAACGGCGTGTTCGGGCAGGAATTGAGTATATACGACGACCAGCCTGCGAGAGATTTTAAAAGACTCTATCAGAAAATTCGTGATGAAAAGGATTTGAATATGATTATCGGCGACCCACAGAAAATGGCGAAAGCAATTATTCAATGTGTTGATGGGGGAAATGCCCCATTAAGACTGGTATTGGGTAGTGATTCCTATGAGGAAATAAAAGCGGCGTTAACGTTAAGGCTGAAAGAGTTGGATACGCAAAAAGGATTGGCTTATTCTACTGATTTTAAGGATATTTCTTAAAGACTCCCAGCCCGGCGAAGGCTCTGCCTGTGTCGGGCTGGCAAAGCGTCGTAAACAGCTGGAACGTTATACGCCATTGCCCCAATTTTTTTAAAAAATATTGACAAAATAAATGGAATACTGTAAACATTATGTGCCCAAAAGGATGAACTGTATGGATTCAAGCACACTGGAAAAGGACAAAGAGGCTGTTATCGCAATAATCAAAGAAATGGCAGAATCAATGACGGGGGCCCAAAGCACAAAACATTGGGCTGAAGATACAATCTGGTTTGACATTCCAGCGTTTGCGTCAAAAGGAATTAAACCCGCATTACAATTTTTTGATAAAGCATTCAGCGGATTAAAATCCTTTAAGATTGACATTCTGGAAATGGAAACTGTTGTTAATGGCAATATGGCGTGTGTTTTTATGGTTCAACGGTTCAACACGGTAAGTAAAGACGGCGCTGTAAATGAACCCCTTCTGGTCCGGCAAACTGATTGTTTTGAAAAAAGAAACGGGGAATGGAAAGTTATCCATGAACATACATCTGTGCCGAAAGGATCGGAATGGGATGGAAAAATTGTAACAGAATAATTTTTTTGATTTTGTTTTTTTAACAACTTTTTAAAAGACGAAGTTTAAAAAAATGATGGCGTAAGGGGCAACGGCGTATAACAGGGCCGTCAAAACGTCGTAAACAGCCGGAATATTATGCTCAATGGGGCGCTAAATTATTTTGTAAAAACCGAATAAATATTATTGACACAAAATATTTATTTCTTA
Above is a window of Candidatus Margulisiibacteriota bacterium DNA encoding:
- the rpsB gene encoding 30S ribosomal protein S2, producing MAFDVSMRHLLEAGVHFGHQTKRWDPRMKPFIYTARNDIHVIDLKQSLERLEAAYNFVRDLVSDGGKVLFVGTKKQAQDAVRDEALRCKMPYVTNRWLGGALTNLATIRKSVRKYKKLLEQKERGIFAKLPAKEVSKLTKEMTKLETNLGGILEMSKLPDAIFVVDTVKENIAVHEARRLGIKIVAIVDTNSNPQLVDVPIPGNDDAIRAVKLIAQTVANACNEGTKIFIEKNGGVYEESAYVSPDDALEAVAAIEKEEEILATEVIEKP
- the thrC gene encoding threonine synthase, coding for MWTGLMDKYRDYLPVTNKTPNITLHEGNTPLIKLHNFVREEPGLDINVYVKFEGLNPTGSFKDRGMFLAISKAAETGAQAVICASTGNTSASAAAYAARAGLKCFVLIPDGNIALGKLAQAMIQGAQVIAIDGNFDAALDAVKTISEKYPVTLVNSLNPYRIEGQKTGAFEIAEQLGRAPDYHCLPVGNAGNITAYWKGYKEWQAAGQIKTLPKMLGFQAAGAAPIVDGHPIKDPRTIATAIKIGNPASWKQAEAARDESHGAIEKVSDAEITAAQIKLAAREGIFCEPASAASLAGLLKKAREGIFQKGDTAVCILTGHGLKDPDRAIAIAPPVSKAPADISAITKILGL
- the tsf gene encoding translation elongation factor Ts; this translates as MAEISAAVVKELREKTFAGMMDCKKALQETNGDFETAVKWLREKGLATAAKRSDRAASEGLIDVKFNDERTLAALLELNSETDFVARNAKFRALLNQLLDQVLAKQPQDIAELENQPFLGDESKKINELITDAIAVIGENIVARRFALYGVPAGNVLESYVHNGRIGVLVELAGARADSELAKNIAMHIAAANPAPQYLQRADVPAEQLASEREIYKTQILQDEKNAKKPANIIEKIIDGKVNKFYQDVCLLEQGYIRDPDKTIKTILPEGVSIARFTRFELGA
- the rho gene encoding transcription termination factor Rho encodes the protein MVGKPLKEQDSPVPEKEIKEEPPKPEKSNERPAERNGDRSNEKLIASLDIPALQRLKISELYAIAKELKIEEMTTLEKSDLIYKIMQLKTGDEGAVACEGVLERLPDGYGFLRVNNYLPSSEDIYVSSAQIRRFSLLTGDRVHGLARKPKEGEKYFSLARVDRINDLTPEGARKRTFFSNLVPIFPDQKMSLESSQHNITTRLIDMVAPIGFGQRAMIVSPPKAGKTTILKDIAKSIELNHPEVVIKVLLVDERPEEVTDMRRFVKGEVVASTFDEPPEQHVKVSELLLESAKRLVEHGRDVVILLDSITRLARAHNIVVAPSGRTLSGGLDPASLHKPKRFFGAARNIEGGGSLTIIATALVDTGSRMDDVIYEEFKGTGNMELHLDRKLANRRVYPAIDVVSSGTRKEELLLAEDVLKKTIMLRKSINSENATEELVNLLKKTKSNHEFLNSGIFG
- a CDS encoding helix-turn-helix domain-containing protein; amino-acid sequence: MDINVLKKIISQKLAFLLKYSGKTIEATAYELGMDFSQYYRLLKGQRLPMLPTLLRVNKLYGVDMNWWFVDIGKAARPVIRHSGNPLEYQLVNSFKKLSRPAQKTAVSMLKAMARNLKA
- a CDS encoding nuclear transport factor 2 family protein, whose product is MDSSTLEKDKEAVIAIIKEMAESMTGAQSTKHWAEDTIWFDIPAFASKGIKPALQFFDKAFSGLKSFKIDILEMETVVNGNMACVFMVQRFNTVSKDGAVNEPLLVRQTDCFEKRNGEWKVIHEHTSVPKGSEWDGKIVTE
- a CDS encoding Fic family protein, yielding MNLLNKLREEKQMKLKGGLYHQTQIKLCYNSNRIEGSRLSEEQTRYIFETNTLNVENGGTANVDDILETVNHFACFDYMLDIADKDLAEDLIKEFHRILKSGTSDAKKDWFKVGDYKTQPNIVGGVETAPPKQAPDDMADLLKKYNQEKQLTLEDIITFHYKFERIHPFQDGNGRVGRLIMFKECLKNNILPFIIEDEKKLFYYRGLKEFTDTQGYLMDTCRAAQDTYKKLVEYFEQA
- a CDS encoding methylated-DNA--[protein]-cysteine S-methyltransferase, which gives rise to MKTLKFTQNGKAYEISGTDFQIRVWQELRKIPKGQTITYAELARRAGRPRSARAAANACGANPLPVIIPCHRVVRSDGGLGGYSGAGGVKRKRSLLAQENGAFSAKL
- a CDS encoding SDR family oxidoreductase, coding for MKTWFITGANSGLAYPMIEILLERGDRVAATVRKPQSLDKLKKKYDSSLWQATLDLIDPHSIGQIVNRALEDLGTIDILVNNAGYGLFGAVEEANDEQIEHLFQTNFFGSLRVARAFMPYFRSRGKGYIVQISSMVGHLSNPGQGLYSASKWAVEGAFETLAKEAAPFNIKLTLVEPGGIRTGFFANNGVFGQELSIYDDQPARDFKRLYQKIRDEKDLNMIIGDPQKMAKAIIQCVDGGNAPLRLVLGSDSYEEIKAALTLRLKELDTQKGLAYSTDFKDIS